One Pyrococcus furiosus DSM 3638 genomic region harbors:
- a CDS encoding glycosyltransferase family 39 protein: MKAIILAIIGTILIFTSNPTLILLGIAIFGYMLSRRTVPEALLSAPAFGIVATTLILLATSRIGIDVEPSRIVIATLTIILGLKTEIKLKLEEGKLKELGLLGIASFLGLVVRNFYFLLPDYRAADTWFHGSKVKMIISTGTVTLLMFPNTSHGKLLLTPQVIMLWLPSYLGLRLENIIYAMNTLRIFEILYLPVLAYLVGKNIKREVGIFAAFLVNFSALYYYFVQYALLPAFTNYMLFLFALYILQLSIRERKPDIILLLGLTSGVMVVTHPYQYMLFQAVAFFTTISLENKREGLKIFLAQLIVSGAIFLAFTPSSSTYLSRGVSMNPRFSNKDNPDFLISIIKYSFIENGQLLFGFTFVLGLIVSIIRGSSIERGIALGFLTIISLMLNKTYIGITIPYFSAIWNSERAFMLTTPIIPLLEGIGMERVARIKKEVAISLLIIGMIISYPHLRIEHIGSESSYLLDKEIVDFIMNVSKIAGNETVMTACEFDSGRWIPILTNTPIACYPKNISKVKYLYVDTRGAGEIEVYLINIVNFLDRKVIMFRDGLWLLRLDEHGSPPRDVLEYYHTNGTIRPLDDTRWFVYGYINQNPVIIKLRKFEKFPYALMISSSSSVLFSTSETFNELIITINGRENKTVEIYLDGKLLRRYKFKNNYRDEKVNLKVTVPPGLHYLTFYSPNTSYRDPIGIKEIALKR; this comes from the coding sequence GTGAAAGCCATTATCCTTGCAATAATTGGAACAATTTTGATTTTCACTTCAAATCCTACTCTTATCCTTCTAGGAATTGCTATTTTTGGCTACATGTTATCTCGAAGAACTGTTCCAGAGGCTTTGCTAAGTGCCCCCGCTTTTGGAATCGTAGCTACCACCCTTATCCTCTTAGCCACTAGTAGAATTGGAATAGATGTAGAGCCCTCAAGAATAGTAATTGCTACCCTAACCATAATATTGGGACTCAAAACGGAGATTAAACTAAAATTAGAGGAGGGAAAGCTTAAAGAGTTAGGGCTCCTGGGAATAGCATCATTTTTAGGCTTGGTTGTTAGGAACTTTTATTTTCTCCTTCCCGACTATAGAGCTGCAGACACATGGTTTCATGGTTCCAAGGTTAAGATGATAATTTCAACAGGAACCGTGACTTTACTCATGTTCCCGAATACTTCTCACGGCAAATTATTACTTACCCCCCAGGTTATCATGCTTTGGTTGCCCTCTTATCTGGGTTTAAGACTTGAAAACATAATATACGCAATGAACACTCTAAGAATTTTTGAAATTCTATATCTTCCAGTATTAGCATATCTCGTTGGAAAAAACATAAAGAGAGAAGTAGGAATTTTTGCAGCTTTTCTGGTGAACTTCTCCGCTCTATATTATTATTTTGTTCAATATGCCCTCCTCCCAGCTTTTACAAACTACATGCTTTTCCTGTTCGCCTTATACATTCTACAGCTTAGCATAAGAGAAAGAAAACCCGATATAATTTTACTTCTCGGGTTGACTTCTGGAGTCATGGTAGTCACTCATCCTTACCAGTACATGCTATTCCAAGCAGTCGCATTTTTCACAACTATATCTCTAGAAAATAAAAGAGAAGGCCTCAAGATATTCTTAGCTCAGTTAATTGTAAGTGGAGCAATATTTCTGGCGTTTACCCCTTCATCTTCAACTTATTTATCTCGCGGTGTTTCGATGAATCCTAGGTTCTCCAATAAAGACAATCCTGACTTTCTTATCTCAATAATTAAATATTCTTTCATTGAAAATGGTCAGCTATTATTTGGCTTTACATTTGTTTTAGGACTTATTGTATCCATAATAAGAGGTTCTTCAATCGAAAGAGGAATTGCTCTCGGATTTTTGACAATAATATCTCTAATGCTTAACAAAACTTACATAGGAATTACAATCCCATACTTCTCAGCTATATGGAATTCTGAGAGGGCATTTATGCTAACAACTCCAATTATCCCCCTTTTGGAAGGTATAGGAATGGAGAGAGTGGCAAGAATAAAAAAAGAGGTAGCAATTTCTCTGCTAATTATAGGAATGATAATTTCCTACCCCCACTTAAGGATTGAACATATTGGAAGCGAATCTTCTTACCTTCTTGACAAAGAAATCGTAGATTTCATAATGAACGTCTCAAAAATTGCGGGAAATGAAACAGTGATGACAGCATGTGAGTTTGATTCAGGGAGATGGATTCCAATTCTCACCAATACTCCAATAGCATGTTATCCAAAGAACATCTCAAAAGTGAAGTATTTATACGTCGATACTAGGGGGGCAGGGGAAATCGAGGTGTATCTAATCAACATAGTTAACTTTCTAGATAGAAAAGTTATAATGTTCAGAGATGGACTTTGGCTTTTAAGATTAGACGAGCATGGATCACCTCCTAGGGATGTTCTTGAGTACTATCATACAAATGGAACAATTCGGCCTCTAGATGATACAAGATGGTTTGTTTATGGCTATATTAATCAAAATCCTGTGATAATAAAACTAAGAAAATTTGAAAAGTTTCCATATGCACTTATGATATCGAGCTCTTCTTCAGTCTTATTTTCAACATCTGAAACTTTTAATGAGCTCATTATAACAATTAACGGAAGAGAGAATAAAACGGTTGAAATTTATCTAGACGGAAAATTACTTAGAAGGTATAAGTTCAAAAATAATTACAGAGATGAAAAGGTGAATTTGAAAGTAACTGTCCCCCCTGGACTCCACTATTTAACATTTTACTCCCCAAATACAAGTTATAGAGACCCTATAGGGATAAAGGAGATAGCTCTCAAGAGGTAA
- a CDS encoding MazG nucleotide pyrophosphohydrolase domain-containing protein produces the protein MRIREFQEMIKEIYYHKDKKRGVEKTFFWFVEEVGELAEALRKGDREALEEEFADVIAWLASLANLVDIDLEEAAKKKYPGVCPYCGKKPCECEEK, from the coding sequence ATGAGAATCAGAGAGTTCCAAGAAATGATCAAGGAGATTTACTATCACAAAGACAAGAAGAGGGGAGTGGAAAAAACTTTCTTCTGGTTTGTTGAGGAAGTGGGAGAGCTAGCCGAGGCCTTGAGAAAAGGGGATAGAGAGGCTTTGGAAGAGGAATTCGCTGATGTAATTGCATGGCTTGCCAGTCTAGCCAATTTAGTAGATATAGACCTTGAAGAGGCCGCAAAAAAGAAATACCCAGGAGTCTGCCCCTATTGTGGAAAGAAGCCATGTGAGTGTGAAGAGAAGTGA
- a CDS encoding DNA-3-methyladenine glycosylase family protein has product MIDLKKTTHEMIKNGTWKFENGIFWQALPSGVVGYNGEDFTFPDHFGKREKKEAEERIRFILGLDTNLEKFYSEIQDSKFAFLVDEFYGLTMPAAPTPYQAIVEVIAQQQISFEFAQKAIYNLVKLIGKRIGDLYLFPEPKDILKLGERIKEAKLGYRGDYILNITQEYVKGNLRLDLWELNEKDATKYLTKFRGIGRWSAELFLMYGLRKNVYPASDLGLRRGIAKIFGLPLKKVTERTVREIIEPYGKWKSLLAFYILCYDRKTEMEVRK; this is encoded by the coding sequence ATGATTGATCTAAAAAAGACCACTCATGAGATGATCAAGAACGGAACTTGGAAATTTGAGAATGGAATCTTTTGGCAAGCTCTTCCCTCAGGAGTTGTTGGTTACAATGGAGAAGACTTTACATTTCCAGATCACTTTGGGAAAAGGGAAAAGAAAGAAGCAGAAGAGAGAATAAGGTTTATTTTAGGCCTTGATACAAATTTAGAAAAATTTTACTCAGAAATTCAAGATTCGAAGTTTGCCTTTCTTGTAGATGAGTTTTATGGTTTAACCATGCCAGCTGCCCCAACACCATATCAGGCAATTGTTGAAGTTATAGCCCAACAACAGATAAGCTTTGAATTCGCACAGAAAGCAATCTACAACCTAGTTAAACTTATTGGTAAAAGAATTGGAGACCTCTATCTCTTTCCTGAGCCCAAAGATATACTAAAACTTGGGGAAAGAATAAAGGAAGCAAAGCTTGGATACAGAGGGGATTACATATTGAACATTACCCAAGAATACGTAAAAGGGAATTTAAGGCTAGACTTATGGGAATTAAATGAGAAAGATGCAACAAAGTACCTCACTAAGTTTAGAGGGATAGGAAGGTGGAGTGCTGAGCTATTTTTAATGTATGGGCTTAGGAAAAATGTTTATCCCGCGAGCGACCTAGGATTGAGAAGGGGAATAGCAAAAATATTTGGGCTACCTCTAAAGAAGGTTACTGAGAGGACTGTTAGGGAGATCATTGAACCCTATGGGAAGTGGAAAAGCCTTTTGGCATTTTACATCCTGTGTTATGATAGAAAGACAGAAATGGAGGTGAGGAAATGA
- a CDS encoding multiprotein bridging factor aMBF1 translates to MAKAKPRYCELCGREITGQGHVVRIEGAELLVCDDCYRKYGRKPGTFSIMPRREPTRITTSTPRKRMSPPRERPLITEDIVEDYAEIVSEAIRKSGLSYEELSHKVGLSVNVLRRIAHGEYTPTIEEARKLEKFFKIKLIERVEPQFEEKPRIPKDYEPTLGDIARIKVKKRKK, encoded by the coding sequence ATGGCAAAGGCTAAGCCCAGGTATTGTGAGCTTTGTGGAAGGGAAATAACAGGTCAAGGACATGTGGTTAGGATTGAGGGGGCTGAGCTTTTAGTTTGTGACGACTGCTATAGGAAGTACGGAAGAAAGCCTGGGACATTTAGTATTATGCCTCGGAGAGAACCTACAAGGATTACAACTTCTACACCCAGGAAAAGGATGTCCCCTCCAAGAGAGAGGCCCCTAATAACCGAGGACATTGTGGAGGATTATGCTGAGATTGTTTCTGAAGCAATAAGGAAAAGTGGACTGAGCTATGAGGAACTCTCCCATAAGGTTGGGCTCTCTGTTAATGTACTGAGGAGGATTGCCCACGGGGAATACACTCCAACTATAGAAGAGGCAAGAAAGCTGGAGAAGTTCTTTAAGATAAAGTTAATTGAAAGAGTTGAGCCTCAATTCGAAGAAAAACCGAGAATACCAAAGGACTACGAGCCTACACTGGGAGATATTGCAAGAATAAAGGTAAAGAAGAGGAAGAAGTAA